From Nitrospirota bacterium, the proteins below share one genomic window:
- a CDS encoding F0F1 ATP synthase subunit alpha, producing MAISELKADEISELIKKQITDFEKRVDVSEVGTVIKVGDGIAKIYGLDKCMASELLEFPNNVFGMALNLETDSVGAVLFGEDTLIKEGDIVKRTGKIMSVPVGEALLGRVVNAIGQPIDGKGPINSTESRIVDVVAPGIIDRQPVRQPLQTGLKAVDAMIPVGRGQRELIIGDRQTGKTAIGVDAIINQKGGDVLCIYVAVGQKRSNVVRVAKKLEEEGALAHTIIVSATASEPSPLQYIAPYTGCAMGEYFRDKGKHALIIYDDLSKQATAYRQLSLLLRRPPGREAFPGDVFYLHSRLLERAAKLSDKLGGGSLTALPIIETQAGDVSGYIPTNVISITDGQIYLEPELFYAGVRPAVNVGLSVSRVGGAAQTKAMKQVAGTLRLDLAQFREMAAFAQFGSDLDKATLKQIERGKRMVELLKQNQYVPMTMQDQVIVLFAGTQGFLDDIPVEAIKKFEEEFVKFIRGTKDELRKELAEKKAIDDSLKAKLVQAIEEFKKGFQA from the coding sequence ATGGCAATTTCAGAGCTTAAAGCTGACGAGATAAGTGAGCTGATAAAAAAACAGATTACTGATTTTGAGAAACGCGTTGACGTAAGCGAAGTCGGGACGGTCATCAAAGTCGGTGACGGTATCGCGAAGATATACGGCCTTGACAAGTGCATGGCCTCAGAACTTCTCGAATTTCCCAATAATGTATTCGGGATGGCGCTTAACCTTGAGACAGATTCAGTCGGCGCCGTTCTATTCGGCGAGGACACTCTTATAAAAGAAGGCGATATTGTTAAACGCACGGGGAAGATCATGTCTGTCCCCGTCGGAGAAGCGCTGTTAGGCAGGGTTGTTAATGCTATCGGCCAGCCTATTGATGGAAAAGGACCGATCAACTCAACAGAGAGCAGGATAGTTGATGTCGTGGCCCCCGGTATCATTGACAGGCAGCCGGTCCGCCAGCCCCTTCAGACAGGTCTTAAAGCGGTAGACGCGATGATCCCGGTTGGAAGGGGACAGAGAGAGCTTATCATCGGCGACCGTCAGACTGGGAAAACCGCGATAGGCGTTGACGCCATTATCAACCAGAAAGGCGGAGACGTTTTATGTATATATGTCGCAGTCGGGCAGAAGCGTTCAAACGTTGTGCGTGTTGCCAAGAAGCTCGAAGAAGAAGGCGCGCTGGCACATACGATCATCGTTTCCGCAACAGCGAGCGAACCTTCACCTTTGCAGTACATCGCTCCTTACACAGGCTGCGCGATGGGAGAATATTTCAGGGACAAGGGCAAACATGCGCTGATAATATATGACGATCTCAGTAAACAGGCAACGGCATACAGACAGCTTTCGCTCCTGCTCAGGCGTCCCCCGGGACGTGAGGCGTTCCCCGGAGACGTTTTCTATTTACATTCGAGGCTCCTTGAAAGGGCCGCAAAGCTTTCCGATAAATTAGGCGGCGGCTCTCTTACGGCGCTCCCGATCATTGAGACACAGGCCGGCGACGTTTCGGGTTACATTCCGACAAACGTTATTTCAATCACCGATGGTCAGATATACCTTGAGCCGGAGCTTTTCTACGCCGGTGTAAGACCCGCCGTTAACGTTGGTCTTTCGGTCAGCCGTGTCGGCGGCGCTGCACAGACAAAGGCAATGAAGCAGGTTGCCGGAACTCTGAGACTCGACCTTGCGCAGTTCAGGGAAATGGCGGCATTCGCCCAATTCGGTTCCGATCTCGACAAAGCGACTCTCAAACAGATCGAGCGCGGCAAGAGAATGGTTGAACTCCTCAAGCAAAACCAGTATGTCCCGATGACCATGCAGGACCAGGTCATTGTCCTGTTTGCAGGCACACAGGGTTTTCTCGATGACATCCCGGTTGAAGCCATTAAGAAATTTGAGGAGGAATTCGTGAAATTCATACGAGGCACAAAGGACGAGCTTCGCAAAGAACTCGCTGAGAAAAAGGCAATCGATGACAGCCTCAAGGCAAAACTGGTCCAGGCGATAGAAGAATTCAAGAAAGGATTTCAAGCATAA